From the genome of Ralstonia pickettii, one region includes:
- a CDS encoding OmpA family protein produces the protein MMKSALWALAFAVPLAACSSASGPTFNAYQINPQDGVATYRVECHGLLQGQGVCTDKAKEICADQVVRPIEPVTPFGRSTDVRTLTFQCGPAPAKPVTALPPKTKPAPAPVPAAVVKLDLSGDANFDTGKATLTAAAKRKLDQLVGDSRGIVFRHGDISGYTDSRASAAYNLALSQQRADSVAGYLRSQGLQCDDLTVRGFGKDNPAASNATAAGRAMNRRVEIRLSRS, from the coding sequence ATGATGAAATCCGCTCTCTGGGCACTGGCGTTTGCCGTGCCGCTGGCCGCCTGCTCAAGCGCGTCAGGTCCCACCTTCAATGCTTATCAGATCAACCCGCAAGACGGTGTGGCGACGTATCGCGTCGAATGCCACGGCCTGCTCCAGGGGCAAGGCGTCTGCACTGACAAGGCCAAGGAGATCTGCGCCGACCAAGTTGTACGCCCGATCGAACCAGTAACGCCTTTCGGCCGCAGCACGGACGTTCGTACCTTGACCTTCCAATGCGGGCCGGCACCTGCCAAGCCCGTAACGGCCCTGCCTCCGAAAACGAAGCCGGCGCCCGCCCCGGTGCCAGCCGCAGTCGTCAAACTGGATCTGAGCGGTGACGCCAACTTCGATACCGGCAAGGCAACGCTCACCGCTGCCGCCAAGCGCAAGCTGGATCAACTCGTCGGAGATAGCCGCGGCATTGTGTTCAGGCATGGCGATATCAGCGGCTACACGGATTCGCGCGCATCGGCGGCATATAACCTTGCGCTGTCCCAGCAACGCGCGGATAGCGTGGCCGGCTACCTGCGGAGTCAAGGTCTGCAGTGCGACGACCTGACGGTACGCGGCTTCGGCAAGGACAACCCCGCCGCCTCGAACGCTACGGCTGCGGGGCGGGCAATGAATCGCCGCGTCGAGATTCGTCTGAGCCGGTCTTGA
- a CDS encoding DUF1653 domain-containing protein has product MQDSSTRRYRHYKGGEYEWLCEATYEPDPAIKMTVYRAANGTIWTRPSTMFHEMVEVDGRQVRRFALID; this is encoded by the coding sequence ATGCAAGACTCGTCAACGCGCCGCTACCGCCACTACAAGGGCGGCGAATACGAATGGCTGTGCGAGGCCACGTACGAACCCGATCCCGCCATCAAGATGACGGTCTATCGCGCCGCCAACGGCACGATCTGGACACGCCCATCGACGATGTTCCATGAGATGGTCGAGGTCGACGGCCGGCAGGTGCGACGCTTTGCGCTGATCGACTGA
- a CDS encoding AraC family transcriptional regulator: MPSSLSSALPDVHDLVSELLLGMRLSGVQYRRIHVARPFGLSFGKAPGRAQFHFVGRGPVLLRDASGATMRLEAGDAVLLPQGTPHALLSDPDAPCREIAGFEAAKICDTVASVGAGTEAAPGDALIFSACMELDLGGMQPLVGTMPEFMHVGTLLARYPEIRPMLDAMERESCSERAGFAGILARLADVVAAFIVRGWVECGCGDATGWVQALREPKLGRAIVALHRDPGRNWSVAELAAQAGVSRSVFAERFLAATGMTPVRYLTELRMRLAAQWITRDRETIEAVAYRLGYGSLAAFSRAFKRVVGRPPGAMRAEGAELDA; encoded by the coding sequence ATGCCCTCTTCTCTGTCATCTGCCCTGCCCGACGTGCACGACCTTGTCAGCGAGCTGTTGCTTGGCATGCGGCTGAGCGGCGTCCAGTACCGCCGTATCCATGTGGCGCGGCCCTTCGGGCTGAGCTTTGGCAAGGCGCCGGGGCGTGCGCAGTTTCACTTCGTTGGTCGCGGGCCGGTGTTGCTGCGCGACGCGTCGGGGGCGACGATGCGGCTCGAAGCGGGCGATGCGGTGTTGCTGCCGCAGGGAACGCCGCATGCGCTGTTGTCCGATCCGGATGCGCCATGCCGCGAGATCGCCGGTTTTGAAGCCGCGAAGATCTGCGACACGGTGGCGTCGGTGGGTGCCGGTACGGAGGCGGCACCGGGCGATGCGCTCATTTTCAGCGCCTGCATGGAGCTGGATCTGGGCGGCATGCAGCCCCTGGTGGGCACAATGCCGGAGTTCATGCATGTCGGCACCCTGCTCGCGCGCTATCCGGAAATCCGCCCGATGCTCGACGCGATGGAGCGCGAATCGTGCTCCGAGCGCGCAGGTTTTGCCGGCATCCTCGCGCGGCTGGCGGACGTGGTGGCCGCCTTCATCGTGCGCGGCTGGGTGGAATGCGGCTGCGGCGACGCCACGGGCTGGGTGCAGGCCCTGCGCGAGCCGAAACTCGGTCGCGCGATCGTCGCGCTGCATCGTGACCCGGGCCGCAACTGGAGCGTCGCGGAGCTGGCAGCGCAAGCCGGCGTCTCGCGTTCGGTGTTTGCCGAGCGCTTCCTGGCTGCCACCGGAATGACGCCCGTGCGCTATCTGACCGAGCTGCGGATGCGGCTCGCCGCGCAATGGATCACGCGCGACCGCGAGACGATCGAAGCCGTCGCATACCGGCTCGGCTACGGGTCGCTCGCCGCGTTCAGCCGCGCATTCAAGCGCGTGGTCGGGCGTCCGCCGGGTGCCATGCGTGCGGAAGGCGCCGAACTTGACGCGTGA
- the bioF gene encoding 8-amino-7-oxononanoate synthase yields MRLLDDLQAGLDAIDAAHLRRVRRTAYSPTDRSQRISVPGEAPRDILGFCGNDYLGLAAHPALAEAMTRGTQQYGFGSGASHLVSGHSIAHARLEARMAAVQAEHIPEADALFFCTGYMANLAVVSAMAQAGGIRPADECTIFSDALNHASLIDGARLSRAPVKVYPHVDVAALEALLAASTSRNKLIVTDGVFSMDGDIAPLPELLALAERYDAWLIVDDAHGLGVLGENGAGVLSHFGLRSQRLIYVGTFGKAAGGSGAAIVAHRLVIDWLVQRARTYIFTTAAPPGIACAVEAALDLIASEEGDERCARLDRHIAVWSAHAQRLAARFGWQWMPSQTAIQPIVIGENAPALALAAALEREGIRIAAIRPPTVPAGTARLRITLSAAHTDADIERLAQALEAAGQSLQPAKAA; encoded by the coding sequence ATGCGATTGCTTGACGACCTGCAGGCGGGCCTCGACGCCATCGACGCCGCGCACCTGCGCCGTGTGCGCCGCACCGCGTACAGCCCGACCGACCGCAGCCAGCGCATCAGCGTGCCCGGTGAAGCGCCGCGCGACATTCTGGGCTTTTGCGGCAACGACTATCTCGGCCTGGCAGCCCATCCCGCCTTGGCCGAGGCGATGACGCGCGGCACACAGCAATATGGCTTCGGCAGCGGTGCGTCGCATCTGGTCAGCGGCCATTCGATCGCGCACGCGCGGCTGGAAGCACGGATGGCTGCAGTGCAAGCCGAACACATTCCCGAGGCAGATGCGCTGTTCTTCTGCACCGGCTACATGGCCAATCTGGCCGTGGTGAGCGCCATGGCGCAGGCTGGCGGCATCCGCCCGGCCGACGAATGCACGATTTTTTCCGATGCGCTGAACCACGCCTCGCTCATCGACGGAGCGCGACTGTCGCGGGCGCCCGTCAAGGTCTATCCGCACGTCGACGTTGCCGCGCTGGAGGCGCTTCTGGCCGCCAGCACCAGCCGCAACAAGCTGATCGTCACGGATGGTGTGTTCAGCATGGATGGCGACATTGCGCCGCTGCCCGAACTGCTTGCGCTGGCCGAACGCTACGATGCCTGGCTGATCGTGGACGACGCGCACGGCCTGGGCGTGCTCGGCGAGAACGGCGCAGGTGTGCTGTCGCACTTCGGGCTGCGCTCACAGCGCCTCATCTATGTCGGCACGTTCGGCAAGGCTGCGGGCGGATCGGGCGCCGCCATCGTGGCGCATCGACTTGTGATCGACTGGCTGGTCCAGCGCGCACGCACGTACATCTTCACAACCGCCGCGCCGCCGGGCATTGCGTGTGCGGTGGAAGCAGCATTGGACCTGATCGCAAGCGAGGAGGGGGATGAACGCTGCGCCCGCCTCGATCGCCACATCGCCGTGTGGAGTGCGCATGCCCAGCGCCTGGCTGCGCGCTTCGGCTGGCAATGGATGCCATCGCAAACGGCCATCCAACCGATCGTGATCGGCGAGAACGCACCCGCATTGGCGCTGGCCGCCGCGCTCGAACGCGAAGGCATCCGCATCGCTGCGATTCGTCCACCGACGGTGCCGGCAGGAACGGCCCGCTTGCGCATCACGCTGTCAGCGGCACATACCGATGCCGACATCGAGCGCCTGGCGCAGGCGCTGGAAGCGGCCGGCCAATCCCTGCAGCCAGCCAAGGCAGCCTGA
- the bioA gene encoding adenosylmethionine--8-amino-7-oxononanoate transaminase encodes MAYPPIPVPVDGAPSANTAWQARSRAAVWHPCTQNARLDAMPPLPIARGQGPWLIDFDGNRYLDGTSSWWVNLFGHANPHINAALKTQLDSLEHVMLAGATHRPAVELAERLIELTGGVLGHSFFGSDGASAVEIALKMSFHAHRNAGQGARSRFVCLEHGYHGETLGALGVTDVAIFRDAYDPLILQSHRVPSPDARLAGPGETAADVAERALAALRDCLSTHAGTIAAVIIEPLVQCAAGMAMHDVSYLRGVRALCDEFGVHWIADEIAVGCGRTGTFFACEQAGVWPDLLCLSKGISGGYLPLSIVLSRDAIYDAFNDDAPVRSFLHSHSYTGNPLACRAALATLDLFAEEDVFARNRVTAARIAQGLAPLSHDARFAHLRQTGMITAFDVHPDVAGARFAERFALTARTHGLLLRPIGHTVYLLPPYVLSDEEADTLVERTLQTLEDTLAQATGETEGHTYAIA; translated from the coding sequence ATGGCGTATCCCCCAATTCCGGTGCCGGTCGACGGCGCGCCCAGCGCCAACACGGCGTGGCAGGCGCGCAGCCGCGCGGCCGTGTGGCATCCGTGCACCCAAAATGCACGGCTCGATGCCATGCCGCCGCTGCCGATTGCCCGCGGCCAGGGGCCGTGGCTGATCGACTTTGACGGCAATCGCTACCTGGACGGCACCAGCTCCTGGTGGGTCAATCTCTTCGGGCATGCGAATCCGCACATCAACGCGGCGCTGAAGACGCAGCTCGATTCACTGGAGCACGTCATGCTGGCGGGTGCAACGCACCGCCCGGCAGTGGAGTTGGCCGAGCGCCTGATCGAGCTGACGGGCGGCGTGCTGGGCCACAGCTTCTTCGGCTCCGACGGCGCTTCTGCCGTGGAAATCGCGCTCAAGATGAGCTTTCACGCGCATCGCAATGCAGGGCAGGGCGCACGCAGCCGATTTGTCTGCCTGGAACACGGCTATCACGGTGAAACGCTTGGCGCACTGGGTGTGACCGATGTGGCGATCTTCCGCGATGCGTATGACCCGCTGATTCTGCAATCTCACCGGGTGCCATCGCCGGACGCGCGTCTGGCCGGCCCGGGCGAAACTGCCGCCGACGTGGCAGAACGCGCGCTGGCGGCACTGCGCGATTGCCTGAGCACCCACGCCGGCACGATCGCCGCCGTCATCATCGAGCCGCTGGTGCAGTGCGCCGCCGGCATGGCCATGCACGACGTGAGCTATCTGCGCGGCGTGCGCGCACTGTGCGATGAGTTTGGCGTGCATTGGATTGCCGATGAAATTGCCGTCGGCTGCGGCCGCACCGGTACATTCTTCGCGTGCGAGCAGGCTGGCGTGTGGCCGGATCTGCTGTGCCTGTCGAAGGGCATCAGCGGCGGTTATCTGCCGCTGTCGATCGTGCTGTCGCGCGATGCCATCTACGACGCCTTCAACGACGATGCGCCGGTGCGCAGCTTCCTCCATTCGCATTCGTATACGGGCAATCCGCTGGCCTGCCGTGCGGCGCTGGCCACGCTCGATCTGTTTGCTGAAGAAGACGTCTTTGCGCGCAATCGCGTGACCGCGGCGCGCATCGCCCAGGGCCTGGCGCCGCTGTCGCACGATGCGCGTTTTGCCCATCTGCGGCAGACGGGAATGATCACGGCGTTCGACGTGCACCCCGACGTGGCCGGTGCCCGCTTTGCCGAACGCTTTGCGCTGACGGCGCGCACGCATGGGCTGCTGCTGCGCCCGATCGGCCACACTGTGTATCTGCTGCCGCCTTATGTGCTGAGCGACGAAGAGGCCGACACGCTGGTCGAACGCACGCTGCAGACGCTTGAAGACACGCTGGCCCAAGCGACGGGCGAAACAGAAGGACACACTTATGCGATTGCTTGA
- the bioD gene encoding dethiobiotin synthase — MSARFDCFVTGTDTEIGKTFVSAALLTKLSDAGYRAAGLKPIAAGRLAGAPTRTNEDVEQLRAAASVDLPLDTVCPWLLDAPMSPHLAAAREGVTITLPPILDAFAHARSLADAVVVEGVGGFRVPLSDDFDTTEMAVALGLPVVLVVGLRLGCLNHAALTAEAIAARGLHLAGWVGNVVDASMAGLDDNVATLCRWINAPHLGTIPRLPHADARRAAAHIDIAPLLAR; from the coding sequence ATGTCCGCACGTTTCGATTGCTTTGTCACCGGCACGGACACGGAAATCGGCAAGACGTTCGTCAGCGCCGCCCTGCTGACCAAGCTCTCCGACGCCGGCTACCGTGCCGCGGGCCTCAAGCCGATCGCCGCAGGCAGGCTGGCGGGCGCGCCCACGCGCACCAACGAAGATGTTGAGCAACTGCGTGCCGCCGCGTCAGTCGATCTGCCGCTCGACACCGTTTGTCCATGGTTGCTCGACGCGCCGATGTCTCCGCATCTGGCTGCGGCGCGCGAAGGCGTGACGATCACGCTGCCACCGATTCTCGATGCGTTCGCACACGCAAGATCATTGGCGGATGCCGTTGTGGTGGAGGGCGTTGGAGGTTTCCGCGTGCCGCTGTCGGACGACTTCGACACGACCGAGATGGCCGTGGCATTGGGCTTGCCGGTGGTCCTGGTTGTCGGGCTGCGCCTGGGCTGCTTGAACCATGCCGCGCTCACCGCTGAAGCGATTGCCGCACGTGGCCTGCACCTGGCCGGCTGGGTCGGCAACGTGGTCGACGCGTCCATGGCTGGGCTTGACGACAACGTTGCGACGCTGTGCCGCTGGATCAACGCACCGCATCTGGGCACGATCCCGCGGTTGCCGCACGCCGATGCGCGGCGCGCAGCAGCCCACATCGATATCGCACCGCTGCTTGCGCGTTGA
- a CDS encoding SRPBCC family protein, whose product MWIHEESIETTASPARIWELFANVEKWSDWNAGIERIELHGPFADGTQFTMQPPGQDAFVSTLVNVRPHEGFVDETVVDGTRVLVDHQLVSLPSGGTKIVYRTEITGPDAATFGPMVTSDFPDVLAALKRLAER is encoded by the coding sequence ATGTGGATTCATGAAGAGAGCATTGAAACGACCGCTTCCCCCGCCCGCATCTGGGAACTGTTCGCCAACGTTGAGAAATGGAGCGACTGGAATGCGGGCATCGAGCGCATCGAGCTTCACGGGCCGTTTGCCGACGGCACGCAGTTCACCATGCAGCCGCCGGGGCAAGATGCGTTTGTCAGCACGCTGGTCAACGTGCGTCCCCATGAAGGCTTTGTCGACGAGACGGTCGTCGATGGCACGCGCGTTCTGGTCGATCATCAGCTCGTCAGCCTGCCCTCCGGCGGCACGAAGATCGTCTATCGCACCGAAATCACGGGGCCGGATGCCGCCACGTTCGGGCCCATGGTCACTTCAGATTTTCCTGACGTGCTGGCCGCACTGAAACGGTTGGCGGAGCGCTGA
- a CDS encoding MFS transporter produces the protein MNPATSTAASVEAPREPAWGAVFAMALGVFGLVTAEFLPASLLTPMAESLGVTEGVAGQAVTATATVALVTSLLTAAVTRAIDRRRVLLAFSVLLVASNLAVAFATDLTTILIGRVVLGIALGGFWTMATATAMRLVPPALVPRALSIIFSGVAVATIAAAPLGSYFGHLIGWRNVFLAAAALGVLAFVSQVATLPSMAPSGTTRLRTLIDVLRRPSVGIGMFATILVFTGHFAFFTYLRPFLEQVAGVGVNGLSAILLGYGIANFVGTSLAGRVLEHRLRPMLIAMPALMVVLGIALVALGRAPVIDAVLIALWGMAFGGVPVAWSTWVTRTVPDEAESAGGLIVAAVQLAIATGAAAGGVVFDANGAAGVFIGAAVVLAIAVATIVTGVPKRVEVVPAMAE, from the coding sequence ATGAATCCCGCAACCTCCACAGCCGCCTCAGTCGAGGCGCCGCGTGAACCCGCCTGGGGCGCTGTCTTCGCGATGGCGCTGGGGGTGTTCGGGCTCGTCACGGCCGAATTCCTGCCAGCAAGCCTGCTGACGCCCATGGCGGAAAGCCTTGGCGTAACAGAAGGCGTGGCAGGACAGGCCGTCACGGCCACTGCAACCGTTGCCCTGGTCACCAGCTTGCTGACCGCCGCCGTCACGCGCGCCATCGACCGGCGGCGCGTGCTGCTCGCATTCTCGGTGCTGCTCGTGGCATCCAATCTTGCCGTGGCGTTTGCAACCGACCTCACGACGATCCTGATCGGCCGTGTGGTGCTTGGTATTGCGCTGGGCGGCTTCTGGACCATGGCCACCGCCACCGCAATGCGACTCGTGCCACCGGCGTTGGTGCCGCGGGCGCTGTCGATCATCTTCAGCGGCGTGGCCGTCGCCACGATTGCCGCCGCGCCGCTGGGCAGCTATTTCGGCCACCTGATCGGCTGGCGCAATGTGTTCCTTGCTGCGGCCGCGCTCGGGGTGCTGGCGTTCGTATCGCAAGTCGCCACGCTGCCATCGATGGCGCCAAGCGGCACGACGCGCCTGCGCACGCTGATCGACGTGCTGCGCCGCCCGAGCGTCGGCATCGGGATGTTCGCGACGATCCTCGTGTTCACCGGCCACTTTGCGTTCTTCACGTACCTGCGGCCGTTCCTGGAGCAGGTGGCGGGCGTTGGCGTGAACGGGCTGTCGGCGATCCTGCTGGGCTACGGCATTGCCAACTTCGTCGGTACATCGTTGGCCGGCCGCGTACTGGAACACCGGCTGCGCCCAATGTTGATCGCAATGCCCGCGCTGATGGTTGTGCTTGGCATCGCACTTGTGGCGCTGGGCCGCGCACCGGTCATCGACGCAGTGCTGATCGCACTGTGGGGCATGGCGTTTGGCGGCGTGCCGGTGGCCTGGTCGACATGGGTGACACGCACCGTGCCCGACGAAGCCGAAAGCGCGGGCGGCCTGATTGTCGCTGCCGTGCAGCTCGCGATTGCGACCGGTGCAGCAGCCGGCGGCGTGGTGTTCGACGCGAACGGCGCGGCCGGTGTGTTCATCGGCGCCGCCGTGGTGCTGGCGATTGCCGTCGCGACCATCGTCACGGGCGTGCCGAAACGCGTCGAGGTGGTGCCGGCGATGGCAGAGTGA